From the Mya arenaria isolate MELC-2E11 chromosome 17, ASM2691426v1 genome, the window ATCCACTGGAAGGCTTAATCCACTTATACTGTTTAAGTTTCATAAGACATAGAACAGTAACTTCATGGTGgtatttcattattcatttcatcattttgctaaagattaaatgaataatgacATAACAAGgatgtgtttttgtaaataaaccgTAATACGTAAGGGTATATAACAGGATTTTTAAGTTAGTTCtacacatttcaatatatatatcaaaattctTTCAACTGCAACTAATATTCCGTTTTGTTGTTTCGTTTTCCGTGAATGTCAAGGCCATGTTTTACCACAAAGAAAATTTAGAAGGAAGAAAATAGAAACTGATTAGAGGTTACATAATACTatgatattcatgtttattgaattactAGCCCATTGCTTAAGACGTTAAAGCACAACTATCagttgatattgttttgaaaaaccGTCAAAAATGTACTTGTATAACAATATAGTTTACTAATCTTATCTGCTTTgttagtattttatatttacctCTCCATGTAGAATTCCGAATCGATGCTTCCATCGACCAAAAGCCATTTCCACAGCAACTCTTGTCCTTGAGTGTGCCCGGTTGAAACTAATTTTCTGCTGCGTATCGGCCACTCTGTATGGTGTCATCATGACACTAGAACAGGCATACctaaatatacaattttaactctttttttcaGACCAGTGATATACATCTCAAGTTCCCCTTGCCATCTCAACCCCTGATTTGAAGTATTTGGTGAAACACTTCCATCCCTACGGCtactctattttttttttaaatattatgatataatatgcaGACTCCTGAAAGTTGTTATTATAGTTTTGTTAGGTTTGGTGGTTATTCTAAAAGAGTTGGTAAACGTGTAcgtttttaaatgtatgcatatttCACTACATgtgaatataataaatgattatgtTGAATGTTATTATTACTTACCCAATGTCAGCAATTAAAATGCCATCAGTCCAACTTCTGTTCATTGCGTCCATGTGGTCCGCAAGATCACTTGCACGATAAATAAAACTGTCGTGCGATGAGCCTGGCCATCTGGTGTCAAGGAATGTAAACCTTCCTGGAAAACAACGAAAACGATAGCCTGCTTAGactgtgttatatatatatagagataATGGCAATCTACACCCCAGGGTGATTTATTACGATTTAATTATACATCGAAATTACAATTCAGAGTTATATAATCAAAATTACAATTCAgacttatataatattttatcttcgtaaaaaacatatattcaaaatcaaaaatacaaCTTTCAAGACACATTTTTTATTGGTACTTTTCTGTACCAGGTTCTGTACAACCTGTAAGTGAACATAAATGCTATAAAGCTGTTACATACACCTATACGAACAATTTTCCAGTAGGTCGGGCATAATTGAAAGAGTAAAATATACAGTACACTGCAATGACACATGCCCCATGCATAAACCATCGCTTGTCTTGTTCCCAGCGTACTCTGCACAACAGGAGTAATGAAATGGTAAGGGCATGTAACCCAGTCTAAACCCATCGCATCAGAGTAAACCTCCCGTTTTACAATATGccgttttatcttaaatgttttgtacCTTTGCTGTCACTTACAGCCATAACGTTGATCGACGCGAAATTCTTTCTATTTATGAAGTCGTGGCCATCTTTCGGCATAATGATACGTATGTGGGAGCTATCAACAGCGCCTATGACGTTGGGAAATCCAGCAGATGTGAATAACTCCCGCATGATTTCCTGCTGTTGAACACAATTTGGCCAGGTGATGAATATTGATGAGATATATATGTCCACCATACTGTCCGTGACATTTGATATTATCCTTGATACTGTTGACTTGTCGCGACCAGTAGAATCACCAACAACCTTAAACATTTCATTCAAGTAAGACCGAAATAGTTTAGATACCTGTATATGTTACTGTTTTGTTCCCTACTTATTTTTGTTCAGTACAAGTCTTAAGTCATTGTTAACAGACTTGCAAATAAATATGGTTACCAAATAATTTCAGAATATCAACCTGCATAAATGACCATGAGGCGTAAAATCTTAGAGCCAAACACACTTGCTTCCGGACTGACACCGCTTCCGACCGTTTAGTCTTCCGTTGAAGGTCTTGGGCAAGCAGCTGTACAATTATTTCAATCCGATTGTTAGCAAAAATGTAGCGGCGTCTCATCTCTGTGTTATCACAGTTCATGTTGAtggaaaaatgtttataaatccTCTCTTTTCTTCTATTGTTGAGAAAAGCACCAACtatggcggccatttttaacatcAACTGACTATTTAACGTTGACTCTAACGTTGGTCCGGACCAATGTTAGAAAAGTCGTTAAGTTAACGTTATGTTTGAACAACTCATATTTGTCAACGTTAAAGTTAACGTAATTTTAACGTTGACAGCGTATTATTTAACGATGATAGTTAACGTTAAATCCTTAACGAGAGTTATGAACAACCAGGCCAAAGACTCATTTACAAGACTCCTGTCAATAAAGTTCCGCCAAAACGTGACAGACATTCCCTGAGTTTAGGCAATAAATTAGACCCAAAGGAGTTCCTGAATGTAGACCCGATGGAGATCCTGAATGTATCATTACTCGGATGACTGTCAGCGTGTTGCTTTCTCTCAAAGGTTACTGTAGCAGACACATTGCTATAGTTACTATCTTCACATATAAGTTTGAGCAGTTTGGCATATCGGAATATTTGGGACTGCTACGAGTTGAAGTGGCTTATTAAAACCGCTATATCATATACGGAGTAAATATCACAGTGTTGAAAATAGAGGAAATAGAGAAACCTTAGCAATTTCTTTGtaaaaattaagtttaatacaatgatttgtattaaaacgCAATGCTTGTACTTTAAATAGTCTTAATCATAAACAAATGGCAATCAATGGAACCtattttgcaaagaaaataCTGAGCTAAACATAATTTCATCGTATATTATAAACAGAAAGAACACGGATAAGTAGTCATAATTTTAGGATGACATTTATGAGACTGTGTTTGAGATATTCTAGTTGAAATATCAGCTTCTCTTGAAACACTGTTTCTTATTTGACAGTTTGATTACCAGGAAAATATGGTGAATCATTCAGAACAGCCTGACTAAATCTTTAAGTTAAAATCTTTTACAACATCATTGCGCCACAGGTTGTTTATGATTTGTAACCTTTTAGATATTTATGTGATTTGTTTGTGTTGCTGTTATCCCTCTCGTGTGAGGTAGGCTTTGGTTAGTGTGCGTGTTATTCGGTTCATATTAGTATTACACTCTGTGCTTATTGAGTTAAAATTCCATTATTTATTCAACACATTCCCAAAAGTCATTCACAAATATTAAAGACTTAATTCAGGCATTTGCTCTTACCATTGCCAGGAACAGGCTCTAAAAATACTATCTAATTGTAATATCTgtgtaatatgtatatttttgtctgATGTCGATGTGTATCTCTTTTGATCTGTCTCTGTTGTTCCTATTTATAGCAAGCTAACAGGTAATCCTTTAAATGCTCGGCTCATCCCCGTTGTGTTcattttccattatattataGGCAACATCAGTAAAATATCGAAATCGAATTCATGGTGAAACTGTTCATATCCGTTATGCTTagtgaaaatgtttatttcttacaCAAATTTTACATACTACTACTTTCTAAATTCCAAGATTCAAAGATGACCATGTGTTCCTACAGTTAACATCACGACTGCTTTATTTGGTTATTAGGCTGTAAAGTGCTTCATTGCCAAAGTCAGGCccattgtttaaacaaaaaaatggtttccaaaTACACACTATTAAATTTCTCGAAAATTGTTTGTATCAAAACATTGTCATTTTGTCGTACATAATTGCCTTTGAGACTTTGCATGGGTCAGTATCCAATAATATCGACGCTAAAGAAGACCAAACTGTTTATATTTCCTTagacttttgtacatttttgtaattgCCTGTCGTGGCTAGGTCAGAGTCATAAAGCACTTAGATGATTTATGTTCAACGGTTAACTGCAATGTTTCGAAATTTTGGTCTCTTTTTCATAAACGTTGTCAAAGAAaagtgctttttaaaaaattaaatcataatGAAAAAACCATCCGTTTACAATAAGGGAAGCATTTACTActatagaaaataaaatcattatgaataaaaccATCCGTTTACAATTTGGGAAGCATAGAATACTCTTGTGCAGGTAAGATTTTGCTTTAAGGTGCAAAAAGACGTTCTCCTCTATACAGACATAATTTAAGTACCTGGCTATCTGAGCCTATATTCACAAACGTTTTCAGCCTGAGTTTGAGTTTGAGAATTTATTTCAGGAGTATAACAGCAAAAAATGACGTTTTAACCTCGCTCGTGAACACAAAAACATGCATTGGCTTAAGGGTTATTCTTTTTCCAGGAGTCGTTACATAAATAAtgactgccttgagggtgacagtgcatattgtcaacccgTGGTAGATATTGTCGACCGAGACGCAGTCGAGATTGACATTATTTTCCGCACTAATGATTTATCTAAtggcaaataaatattgattttatatattatcaacgcaaaataaaacgaaaactaCACTacaattatcaatatatatgacTGAcgtaaaaaacaaatttgcatCTCCACGGAGtcaattgttttcttattttaaaagaaagacaCAAACCAAAAACATAAAGAATCACATTTCGTGGAGTAGTAAAAGCCTGAAATGGAAAAATACTATCGGAATTTCACCGTTACAAAAATGAAGCTTCAAAAAgagttttgatataaaaagaTATGTAATTTTGACTAAGTTGATAAACGaatcatgtattttaattagTGGTGATGCAGGTATCTGTTATAAGTTAATATagatattgatttatttgattcGAGAAAAGATTACACTATCAAAAGAGGACATTTTCCATTCGGGTTCGATCTTTAAAAGCAGGAACAGTGAAACAATCGAATCTTTTGTGCCTCTTCAATTTATCGGTTCTATAGTCTGTTTTAGAAACTACGATAacattaatttaagaaaaaatgcacgtttaataaaacaagtgcGAAGTTGCGATTGGgtatggccaaatatttggaccTATTCCCGACGCAGATGATGGCATTCATGCAAATAACTAAAACAGCTAGTTTTGTCTATAAACATCCATTTTATTTAAGCTCtatgaatttttatttattcaacagaacacttacataaaataatgatacaatggTAACTTAcgttaaacaatacaaatataccataaaatgtgttttaggaAACAGTGTCTTGCATGTATTTATACAAACAAGACTAAAATTCCGCAAATCGGATGTTTCGCCTTTCGAACGAGCCCGTCACCtattcaagatcataataaCCTCAACGTTTGACCTCCTGACCCCAACAATAATTGGGTTTATCAATAGACACATGggcaaataattttgaaatattatagaACAAGCCATTCAATACTTAATGATAAGAAACAAAAGTTTCACGCTGACTACGCAAAAAACAACGACGACCAAATCATACCTAAAATGTCGGCCATGATTCGAAGGCGACACAAAAGTTGTTTATTCAGATTATTGTGTCAGAATAATGTCATAATTTCCTTAACAGATTCACCAATAgaacatgtattgataatggATCTTTTCCGCTGAAGGAATGGAGCATTTGGTAGACATATATTTATTCCTGTAGCTGTCTGCCGTGTCCATGTT encodes:
- the LOC128223572 gene encoding putative nuclease HARBI1 → MAAIVGAFLNNRRKERIYKHFSINMNCDNTEMRRRYIFANNRIEIIVQLLAQDLQRKTKRSEAVSVRKQQEIMRELFTSAGFPNVIGAVDSSHIRIIMPKDGHDFINRKNFASINVMAVSDSKGRFTFLDTRWPGSSHDSFIYRASDLADHMDAMNRSWTDGILIADIGVMMTPYRVADTQQKISFNRAHSRTRVAVEMAFGRWKHRFGILHGEEPDVDDVVPVAPQPGEDYRGQEQGQAIRDHIARAYFT